Part of the Bacillus sp. THAF10 genome is shown below.
ATTCCAATACCTTTAGTACTCTCGGTTGCACGTTACCATAACTCCCTTCTGTCTAGTCTTCCTTATGGTGCCGTGTTAGAAATTTCTTCAATTCTTCTGCGTCCCATGTATTAATAACATTTTCTTTTCGTATCCAACCTTTTTTTGCAGTAGCCACGCCAACTTCCATATGGTCAAGCATCTCGATGCTGTGAGCGTCTGTATTAATCACCAGTTTCACCCCGGCATCTTGAGCAAGTTTTACATAGTCACTTGAAAGATCCAATCGATTTGGATTGGCGTTTAGCTCTAAGGCTGTGTTTGTTTCCTTTGCTAGCGTGATTAACATTTCCATGTCCACGTCATAACCTGAACGGCGTCCTATTATGCGGCCTGTTGGATGAGCGATAATGTCAACATGGTAGTTTTCTAAAGCCGTTTTCAATCGTTCCATGATTACTTCCTGCTTTTGCGAAAAGCTTGAATGAATGGAAGCAATAACAATATCCATCTCTTCCATCAATTCATCATCATAATCGAGGGACCCGTCTGGTAAGATATCCATTTCCACTCCTGAGAGAATGGTGATATCATCGTATTTTTCGTTCCATTTTCGTATTTCTTCTTTTTGTTGGCGTAATCTTTCAGGTGTTAAACCATTGGCCACTCTTAAATATTGCGAGTGGTCTGTAATTGCCATGTATTTATAGCCCTTGGCACGGTTAGCTTCAATCATTTCTTCTATCGTGTTTGCACCATCACTCCACGTTGAGTGCATATGCAAATCTCCTTTAATATCATGCAATGACACTAAAGGGATTTCTCCATTTTCCAGCACCTCGTCCACTTCCGTGCCATCTTCTCTTATTTCAGGCGGGATAAAAGGCAAACCAAAATGATGGAAGAATTCTTCCTCAGATCGGAAATAGCTAACTTCACCCGTTTCAATATTTTCCACGCCATATTCACTGATTTTCTCTCCACGTTCCTTTGCAAGCTGCCTCATTCGGACGTTATGGTCCTTTGAGCCTGTAAAATGGTGAAGCGTAGTTGGAAAGCTTTGAGGTTCCACTAAACGAAAATCGACCGATACATCATAGTCATAGCTAAGAACAATGGATACTTTTGTATCTCCATTGCTGATAATTTCAGACACTCTGTCCATTTTAGTTAATTGGTCACGCACCTTAGCTGGCTCTTGTGTTGCAATAATAAAATCCAAATCCTTAATTGTTTCTCTATACCTGCGAAGGCTACCAGCTCTCGAGTACTTCTCCATCCCATCCATAGAGTCTAGAAAAAGTTCTACTTCTTCAGCAATTTGTGTCATAAAGGAGATTGGAAGTCGCTCAGGTCTCTTCCCTACTTCCTCAATGGCTGCAAGAATTTTCTCTTCGGTTTTTTTCCCAAAGCCAGCTAATCCCTGCACGCTTCCTGCCTCACAAGCTGCCTTCAACGTACTTATATCTATTACGTCTAACTCCTGATAAAGTTTCGCAATTTTTTTGCCACCAAGTCCCGGAAGCTTCAACAACGGAATTAAGCCTTCGGGTACTTCTTTTTGAAGCTCTTCTAGGACAGAAGATTGACCCGTTTCCAGTATTTCATGAATCACAGCCGCAGTTCCTTTTCCAATTCCACTAATTTTGGTGAAATCATCTATTTGCGAGATGCTTCTTTCATCGTTTTCCAAAGAAAGTGCTGCTTTTCTGAAGGCGGAAACTTTAAAGGTGTTTTCCCCCTTTAACTCCATATACGTTGCGATGGTCTCGAGCCATTTGACGATTTGTTTTTTGTTCATCTTTTTCACCTGACCTTATATGTAAACTTATCCTATTAGAATCATACAAATAATCTGCATAAATGTACAATATGGGGGTAGGACAAAAAAAGGATCACCATTCCAGAAGAATGTGATCCTCAATTCTTTATCCTCTTGCCATATAGCCTGTCCATAATTCTCGTAATCTTTCAGAGAATATCGGCGTGTTTTCTACGATACCTTTGGCCATAGAAGAGTCGCTTATATGTGTTTGGACAATTTCTAACGGTACTAATGCACTGATATACAAAAAGACAAACACAATGAGGTATACTTCCACAAAGCCAAGCAATGCCCCTGCCCAACTGTTCATTTGCTTTAAAATTGGTAAATGGGAAAGGAAATCAAGCATGGAGCCTATAATTTGCGCAGCAATTCTTGTTCCAAAGAACAAAATCGCAAATGCTATTGCTCTGTAGTAGGCTGTATCGAGGCTTATCGTTTCAAAAAACATGGAGGTCTCTGCATCTCCAAAGCTTGGCATCGGTACCCATAGCTTTAATTTCGGGGCAAGATCTGCATAGAAAAGATAGGCAACAACAAATGCTGCTATAAACCCAGATAAATGAACAATTTGCATAATGAACCCACGACGGATTCCAACAATTAACCCTAATATAAATAAACCAATGATGATGATGTCTAGCATTCTACATTCAACCCTTTTTGTTTAAATCTCTTTGTAATGTATCGTATTCATCTTTTAATTTGATATAATCATGTACAACATTAACTGCAGTGAGGACTGCCAGTTTGCTGATGTCCAGATTGGAATTTTTAGAATTGATTTCTCTCATTTTTTCATCGACAATGGAAGCAACAAGTCGAATGTGACTGATACTTTCTGTACCAACAATTGAGTACTGTTGTCCATATATGTCGACAGTTGTGCGAGTTTTATGCTCTGACACGCGGATGCCCCCATTTCCTAAAATCCTAATCTTAATAATACCATGAAACGTGATAAAGTGGAAAAGAAACATGGAAAATTGTAAAATTTTGTAGTAGGAGTGAATGTTTTGTCAAATCAGGTCCTTGAGGTTTCTAGTGATATTTTAAACAAAATGAAAAGCTTTTATGAAGAGGGTATGGTAGATAAATTGCCTCCAGGGGCTGTTTTTTCTGCAAAATCGATGCAATGCACGATTACGGCTTATAAGTCTGGAAAAGTCTTATTTCAAGGAAAGGGAGCCGAACAAGAAGCAGAGATTTGGAAAAGCTTCGGTGGAAGCACCCCACCTTCAGCTTCTAAAAAAGCGGCGGTTGTCACTTCTTCTGGAAACAAGAAAGCATCCTCATTGCCAGATGGCTTTGCCCATTTATCGGTCATTGGATCTGATGAAGTCGGTACTGGTGATTATTTTGGTCCAATCACGGTTTGCGCGGCATATGTGAAGAAAGAACAGATGGGACGATTAAAGGAGCTTGGTGTTCAGGACTCCAAAGCGTTAACAGATGAAAAGATTATCCGAATTGCAAAAGCCATCCTTCCACATGTTCCATACAGCTTGCTTGTTTTGCATAATGAAAAATATAATGAGCTACAACAAAGTGGAATGTCACAAGGAAAGATAAAGGCACTTTTACATAACAAAGCACTGCAGCATGTTTTGGATAAAATTGGACCGGAAAAGCCTGATGCGATCTTAATTGATCAATTCGCAGAATCGGGAATTTATTATCGCCATATCGCACAACAAAAAAAGATTGTGCGTGAGAATGTGTATTTTCATACAAAAGCAGAGGGACTACATCTATCAGTAGCAGCAGCATCCATCATTGCAAGGTATTCCTTCTTAAAGGAAATGGACAAGCTTGGAGAAATTGCCGGCATAGTGATTCCAAAAGGGGCAGGTCCTAAAGTGGATCAAGTAGCAGCCAAATTAATCAAGACACATGGCGAGTCCTTTTTAAATCAGGTAGCAAAAGTACACTTTGCCAATACACAAAAGGCTAAAAAACTCGTAATGTCGTAAGGAAACAGAAAAACTTTCGTAAAACAGCCATGGCTTATGCTATAATTCGTTTATACACATTAGGAAAAAGCCAAAGTGTTGGCGCACTTTGACTTTAACAGTATAAGTTCCGCAGAAGCACGGCTACTGTGGAGTCGAACGTACTAGTAACTCACCCGACTGCCTAACAGCGAATTAGAAGTCACGGGTGGGTTATTTTTTTGTCATTTCCTTTATTAACACAATTACCAAATTTACAAACG
Proteins encoded:
- the polX gene encoding DNA polymerase/3'-5' exonuclease PolX is translated as MNKKQIVKWLETIATYMELKGENTFKVSAFRKAALSLENDERSISQIDDFTKISGIGKGTAAVIHEILETGQSSVLEELQKEVPEGLIPLLKLPGLGGKKIAKLYQELDVIDISTLKAACEAGSVQGLAGFGKKTEEKILAAIEEVGKRPERLPISFMTQIAEEVELFLDSMDGMEKYSRAGSLRRYRETIKDLDFIIATQEPAKVRDQLTKMDRVSEIISNGDTKVSIVLSYDYDVSVDFRLVEPQSFPTTLHHFTGSKDHNVRMRQLAKERGEKISEYGVENIETGEVSYFRSEEEFFHHFGLPFIPPEIREDGTEVDEVLENGEIPLVSLHDIKGDLHMHSTWSDGANTIEEMIEANRAKGYKYMAITDHSQYLRVANGLTPERLRQQKEEIRKWNEKYDDITILSGVEMDILPDGSLDYDDELMEEMDIVIASIHSSFSQKQEVIMERLKTALENYHVDIIAHPTGRIIGRRSGYDVDMEMLITLAKETNTALELNANPNRLDLSSDYVKLAQDAGVKLVINTDAHSIEMLDHMEVGVATAKKGWIRKENVINTWDAEELKKFLTRHHKED
- a CDS encoding CvpA family protein, whose product is MLDIIIIGLFILGLIVGIRRGFIMQIVHLSGFIAAFVVAYLFYADLAPKLKLWVPMPSFGDAETSMFFETISLDTAYYRAIAFAILFFGTRIAAQIIGSMLDFLSHLPILKQMNSWAGALLGFVEVYLIVFVFLYISALVPLEIVQTHISDSSMAKGIVENTPIFSERLRELWTGYMARG
- the zapA gene encoding cell division protein ZapA, which gives rise to MLGNGGIRVSEHKTRTTVDIYGQQYSIVGTESISHIRLVASIVDEKMREINSKNSNLDISKLAVLTAVNVVHDYIKLKDEYDTLQRDLNKKG
- the rnhC gene encoding ribonuclease HIII, with product MSNQVLEVSSDILNKMKSFYEEGMVDKLPPGAVFSAKSMQCTITAYKSGKVLFQGKGAEQEAEIWKSFGGSTPPSASKKAAVVTSSGNKKASSLPDGFAHLSVIGSDEVGTGDYFGPITVCAAYVKKEQMGRLKELGVQDSKALTDEKIIRIAKAILPHVPYSLLVLHNEKYNELQQSGMSQGKIKALLHNKALQHVLDKIGPEKPDAILIDQFAESGIYYRHIAQQKKIVRENVYFHTKAEGLHLSVAAASIIARYSFLKEMDKLGEIAGIVIPKGAGPKVDQVAAKLIKTHGESFLNQVAKVHFANTQKAKKLVMS